A region of Paenibacillus sp. 37 DNA encodes the following proteins:
- a CDS encoding sensor histidine kinase: MNALIKIPAKSWFNSIFARLIITYLVFVLPLILLGVYLYHWSYDNASQEISLSTERRLNQYVLELNREMEWMELQQFDIVEDRKLNRLAILWDMMDQVERRDTLNYLTERLASFKNSTAYIKNVYVHIPSVGKSISAIQGIDDFDKSSYVYFSSGMQGKGTRFTVKEDTLNHSAVRLTGTRGEPPLFVIQVELNTDHFQNELTRLNLYPESSTFLIEDVTGHAITDNHQASVILANYRENSVKGTLDGFRMKVGDTMYHVSQLHMDSLGLSVATYLPEAIVTKPLSKFYHWAWLFAITSFVAITAYLYSSYKLIHIPLLLLVKRFKKMEGGMLDVPIAHNRKDEFGFLYTRFNLMIENLQSLIDRDFKKTLMMQRAELKQLQSQINPHFLYNSFFILNSLARTGETERIEQFTNMLGEYFRFITRNETDHVKLKVEVEHSRIYTEIQQLRFSRRIKVDFGSLPAEMEHIKVPRLIIQPIIENAYEHSLEKNSDSGLLIIGFNMEESYAEITIEDNGNELEEQHIQSLQQRLHKDGGTDEMTALINIHRRLVLTYGEGSGLFLTRSELQGLKVTIRIQWKEGENECIDF; the protein is encoded by the coding sequence GTGAATGCATTGATCAAGATCCCTGCTAAATCATGGTTTAACAGTATATTTGCGCGATTAATAATCACCTATCTGGTATTTGTGCTCCCCCTGATTCTCCTTGGAGTGTATCTGTATCATTGGAGTTATGACAATGCAAGCCAGGAAATATCATTGTCAACAGAGAGACGGTTGAACCAATATGTCTTGGAATTGAACAGAGAGATGGAATGGATGGAATTACAGCAGTTTGATATCGTTGAGGATCGCAAATTGAATCGTCTGGCTATTCTCTGGGATATGATGGATCAGGTTGAGCGACGGGATACATTAAATTATCTGACTGAACGACTCGCTTCATTCAAGAATAGCACGGCTTATATCAAAAACGTATATGTACATATCCCTTCAGTTGGCAAAAGTATATCCGCGATCCAAGGTATCGATGATTTTGATAAAAGTTCATATGTATACTTCAGTTCAGGCATGCAAGGAAAAGGTACACGTTTCACGGTGAAAGAGGACACCCTGAACCACAGTGCCGTCAGACTGACGGGTACCAGAGGAGAGCCCCCGCTTTTTGTCATTCAAGTGGAGCTGAATACTGATCATTTTCAAAATGAACTTACACGACTTAATTTGTACCCGGAGAGTTCAACTTTCCTGATTGAGGACGTCACGGGGCATGCCATCACAGATAACCATCAAGCAAGTGTTATTCTCGCAAATTATCGTGAGAACAGTGTGAAAGGTACACTTGATGGCTTTCGGATGAAGGTGGGGGACACCATGTATCATGTTAGTCAGTTGCATATGGATTCTCTGGGCTTATCCGTAGCTACATATCTACCCGAGGCCATTGTCACCAAACCGCTTAGCAAGTTCTATCATTGGGCTTGGCTGTTTGCAATTACATCATTTGTTGCCATCACGGCGTATCTCTATTCAAGTTACAAGTTGATTCATATCCCGTTACTGTTGTTGGTGAAAAGATTCAAAAAAATGGAGGGAGGCATGCTTGATGTCCCCATTGCACATAACCGAAAGGATGAATTCGGCTTCCTCTACACCCGTTTTAATCTAATGATTGAAAATCTTCAATCCCTTATCGATCGAGATTTTAAGAAAACACTGATGATGCAACGGGCCGAGTTGAAACAGCTCCAATCGCAAATTAATCCTCATTTTCTGTATAATAGCTTCTTTATTCTGAATTCACTGGCAAGGACAGGAGAAACCGAACGTATTGAGCAATTCACGAACATGCTTGGAGAGTATTTCAGGTTCATTACCCGGAATGAAACAGATCATGTGAAGTTGAAGGTGGAAGTTGAGCATTCACGAATCTATACAGAGATTCAACAATTACGATTCTCCAGACGAATCAAAGTTGATTTTGGGTCACTACCTGCTGAGATGGAACACATCAAAGTTCCCAGACTCATTATTCAACCCATTATTGAGAATGCCTACGAGCACAGCCTTGAAAAGAATTCGGACTCCGGTCTTCTAATTATTGGGTTTAATATGGAAGAGTCATATGCCGAGATCACCATAGAGGATAATGGTAATGAGTTGGAAGAGCAACACATTCAATCTCTTCAACAACGCTTGCATAAGGACGGAGGTACAGACGAAATGACCGCGTTAATAAATATTCATCGACGTCTGGTCCTGACGTATGGAGAAGGAAGTGGCCTTTTCCTAACCAGAAGTGAACTGCAAGGGTTAAAAGTCACAATTCGAATCCAGTGGAAAGAGGGGGAAAACGAATGTATCGACTTTTGA
- a CDS encoding extracellular solute-binding protein translates to MYKRCLDITKWTFILFLAVSIPAGHTEGNSKQPHPQPDGQQMKLPATFERYSPPIVVSFVRETGDDLERMISQLPGETMLDNRWTRLYEKELGIQIHYDWIANGDVYNQKLGVSLAAGRFPDVVKVNPYQLRQLSNAGMIEDLTHVYQEHASPLTKSILEAEGRGAFDAATIDGQLMAIPESSSSIETAQYLWIRTDWLENLGLRPPETMEELLQVSKAFTDGDPDGNGEQDTYGLALTNHLWDPVMGAAGLISGYGAYPNIWVKDAEGNLTYGGIQPEVREALKALQTLYREGQLDPDFGYKSGSKAFRLVKDGKIGMLYGEQWTPFMLQTTRDTDTDVEWQAYPIVAKSDRSLFVPLRSNTGQYFAVKKGFAHPEVVVKLMNLHLDINWGDQAQYETYYNDDSRAVWMLSPVTPFPGNKNIDAYKQIRDARSTGDFSALENEALAIHKRIVAYELEDVESGWGWKQTYGPSGAFSIADAYEKNGQLLYDEFTGGITDTMVDRQIILRDLQLEAYMNIILGRPIEEFDQFVENWRKLGGDQITSEVNAWFRTSKPKEH, encoded by the coding sequence ATGTATAAGAGATGTCTGGACATAACAAAATGGACTTTTATTCTGTTCCTAGCTGTGTCGATACCAGCAGGTCATACCGAAGGAAATTCCAAACAACCTCATCCGCAGCCAGATGGGCAACAGATGAAACTTCCCGCTACGTTTGAGAGGTATTCTCCTCCTATTGTGGTCTCTTTTGTCAGGGAAACCGGAGATGACCTCGAGCGCATGATTAGCCAGTTGCCTGGTGAGACGATGCTGGATAATCGCTGGACTCGTTTGTACGAGAAAGAGTTAGGTATTCAAATTCACTATGACTGGATTGCTAATGGAGATGTATACAATCAGAAGCTGGGTGTATCTCTTGCTGCAGGACGTTTCCCGGATGTGGTAAAAGTAAATCCATATCAACTTAGACAACTGAGTAACGCTGGAATGATCGAAGATTTAACCCATGTGTACCAAGAGCATGCTTCACCACTTACGAAGAGCATATTAGAGGCAGAGGGCAGAGGAGCGTTTGATGCGGCAACCATAGACGGCCAACTCATGGCTATTCCTGAATCCTCTTCCTCCATTGAGACTGCGCAGTACCTGTGGATTAGAACCGATTGGTTGGAGAATCTGGGACTACGGCCGCCTGAAACGATGGAAGAGCTTCTTCAAGTTTCGAAAGCGTTTACAGATGGAGACCCCGACGGGAATGGAGAGCAGGATACGTACGGACTTGCGCTAACCAACCATTTATGGGATCCAGTTATGGGAGCTGCGGGATTGATTTCTGGCTACGGTGCCTACCCTAATATATGGGTTAAAGATGCAGAAGGAAATCTCACTTATGGAGGTATACAGCCTGAAGTTCGCGAGGCTCTGAAAGCACTGCAAACATTGTATCGTGAAGGCCAACTTGACCCGGATTTCGGCTATAAAAGTGGAAGCAAGGCGTTTCGTCTGGTTAAGGACGGAAAAATAGGGATGCTCTACGGAGAACAGTGGACACCCTTTATGCTCCAGACCACCCGTGACACAGATACAGATGTAGAATGGCAGGCATACCCCATTGTTGCCAAGTCAGACCGGAGTCTGTTCGTACCGCTACGTTCCAATACCGGGCAATACTTTGCTGTAAAAAAGGGATTCGCTCATCCGGAGGTGGTTGTAAAGCTGATGAATCTGCATCTGGACATCAACTGGGGCGATCAGGCACAGTACGAAACATACTATAATGACGACTCCCGAGCTGTATGGATGCTTTCACCGGTGACTCCATTTCCCGGTAATAAAAACATAGATGCATACAAACAAATTCGTGATGCCAGAAGCACAGGAGACTTCTCGGCTCTGGAGAATGAAGCTCTCGCCATTCACAAGCGCATTGTGGCCTATGAATTGGAAGATGTAGAGAGCGGCTGGGGCTGGAAACAAACCTATGGTCCTTCGGGTGCTTTTAGCATTGCAGATGCGTACGAGAAGAACGGTCAACTTCTCTATGATGAGTTCACTGGCGGCATTACAGACACCATGGTTGATCGACAAATTATTCTTCGAGATCTTCAGCTTGAAGCCTATATGAACATTATTCTAGGCAGGCCGATAGAAGAGTTTGATCAATTCGTAGAGAATTGGCGCAAGCTGGGGGGAGATCAGATCACATCGGAAGTTAACGCGTGGTTTCGCACCAGCAAGCCAAAGGAGCACTAA
- a CDS encoding helix-turn-helix domain-containing protein encodes MYDILLVDFSRRLCGELQQMLLRSKAQYTIANCVFSSAEALTALSERDFSLVMVHTERFDTAGLWLCNDIRKKSQIPILLMGGRDHFRFVRKALTYQVNDYLPYPVSPSSLLNSLHGLRSHLETDPAHKTSSFFKTPVQMNGKPMHSSHVIRIVKAYVRDHLSDEITLKKISDMLHFNCAYLGQKFKLEEKMSFNDYMLQQRMEKAQQLLSSTNLRIYEIAIEVGYKDIDWFYKKFKAYAGSSPNAYRRQKIHTA; translated from the coding sequence ATGTATGATATTTTACTTGTGGATTTCAGCCGTCGTTTGTGCGGGGAGTTGCAACAGATGTTGCTACGGAGCAAAGCTCAATATACTATCGCAAATTGTGTGTTCTCATCGGCCGAGGCTTTGACCGCATTGTCAGAACGAGACTTTTCCCTTGTTATGGTACATACAGAGAGGTTTGATACCGCGGGGCTCTGGTTATGCAACGACATTCGAAAAAAAAGTCAGATACCTATCCTCCTGATGGGTGGAAGAGATCACTTCAGGTTCGTACGCAAAGCCCTGACGTATCAGGTAAATGATTATCTCCCGTATCCAGTTAGTCCTTCTTCTTTACTTAACAGTCTGCATGGACTTAGATCCCATCTTGAAACCGACCCGGCACACAAAACGTCGTCGTTCTTCAAAACACCTGTTCAAATGAACGGTAAACCCATGCACTCCAGTCATGTTATTCGTATCGTCAAGGCCTATGTACGGGATCATCTGAGTGATGAAATCACGCTGAAGAAGATCTCTGACATGCTTCATTTTAACTGTGCGTACCTCGGACAGAAGTTCAAGCTGGAAGAGAAAATGTCTTTCAATGATTATATGCTCCAGCAACGTATGGAAAAGGCACAGCAGTTGTTGTCTTCCACGAATCTGCGAATATATGAGATTGCTATTGAGGTAGGCTATAAGGATATTGATTGGTTCTATAAAAAGTTCAAAGCGTATGCCGGATCAAGTCCCAATGCTTATAGAAGACAAAAAATCCACACGGCCTAA
- a CDS encoding ABC transporter substrate-binding protein: MRKNKFMLLSLVFAVLLVIAACSSAPTAQPEPEKTTQEEQKPAETEPKNENSTPEMDFDMGGRTIKVVAWWDMEIQGNNPDNIQRLENLEALKKKHNFNIEYVSIDFGEYQEKVVASLMAGEPLGDLVRLGKNYAIPALTKQDLLWPVDDYIKNDKVFNQKTTKEYMQYEGKGYGFTEDQSSFINGIFYNRTLMQELGLKPLQEYVDADEWNWDTFISVAKQANKDRNNDGKLDTWGLAQTGLLEPILYSNEASLTKEDKQNLEDPKTKEALNFLSKLATEKVGRASEGGDWTEPSTFFRQGNTLMYSGAMYEVEGIMTDMQDYDIGFVPFPKGPSATAYHSGESRYQAITIPKAVENPEQLMYIWEKINEIESIYEYPGQSTLETHLTDEADINNAREVAEGMLVLDHNTFPSLPFWDFDGELKEGVSVSTLIEKYKAPFQAAIDEVYK; the protein is encoded by the coding sequence ATGAGAAAAAACAAGTTCATGCTACTGAGCCTGGTATTTGCGGTCTTGTTGGTGATTGCTGCGTGCAGTTCTGCACCTACCGCTCAACCTGAGCCGGAAAAGACAACACAGGAGGAACAAAAACCCGCGGAAACCGAGCCAAAGAATGAAAACTCCACGCCAGAAATGGACTTTGACATGGGTGGCAGAACCATCAAGGTTGTTGCTTGGTGGGACATGGAAATACAGGGGAACAACCCGGACAACATTCAACGCCTTGAGAATCTCGAAGCGCTGAAGAAAAAACACAACTTTAATATTGAATATGTTTCCATCGATTTCGGTGAATATCAGGAAAAAGTAGTTGCTTCCCTGATGGCTGGTGAACCGCTTGGCGATCTGGTGAGACTGGGCAAAAACTATGCCATTCCGGCATTGACCAAACAGGATCTGTTATGGCCGGTGGATGATTATATTAAAAACGACAAGGTATTCAACCAGAAAACAACCAAGGAATACATGCAGTATGAAGGCAAAGGTTACGGCTTTACCGAGGACCAGTCCTCGTTTATCAACGGAATTTTCTATAATCGCACACTCATGCAAGAGCTCGGCTTGAAGCCACTTCAGGAGTATGTGGATGCCGATGAATGGAACTGGGATACGTTCATCAGCGTTGCCAAGCAAGCGAACAAGGATCGAAACAATGATGGCAAGCTGGACACTTGGGGACTCGCGCAAACGGGCTTGCTGGAACCGATTCTGTATTCCAACGAGGCTTCTCTGACCAAAGAGGATAAGCAGAACCTGGAAGATCCAAAAACGAAAGAAGCGTTGAACTTCCTGTCCAAACTGGCTACCGAGAAGGTCGGCAGAGCTTCTGAGGGCGGCGATTGGACAGAGCCATCCACGTTCTTCCGTCAAGGCAACACCTTGATGTATTCAGGTGCCATGTACGAAGTCGAAGGTATTATGACGGATATGCAGGACTACGATATTGGTTTTGTACCGTTTCCAAAAGGTCCAAGTGCAACAGCGTATCACTCCGGTGAGTCACGTTACCAAGCTATAACGATTCCAAAAGCGGTAGAGAATCCGGAACAACTGATGTACATCTGGGAGAAAATTAATGAGATCGAATCGATCTATGAATACCCGGGACAATCCACACTGGAGACACATCTGACCGATGAAGCAGATATCAACAATGCCAGAGAGGTAGCGGAAGGTATGTTGGTTCTCGACCATAACACATTCCCGTCCTTGCCGTTCTGGGATTTTGATGGGGAACTCAAAGAAGGGGTATCCGTATCTACGCTGATCGAGAAATACAAGGCTCCTTTCCAGGCTGCGATTGATGAGGTTTACAAATAG
- a CDS encoding extracellular solute-binding protein — translation MRSRKKKGLILVLVLALVLSIWTLYPSRDRNPGTVHALEDFEAVSGTEDSFSYEHYLTAHDNTAKPDEIVRIEGESYVQAEDGEFEVVQGYAGLDENAVITPETGTIRWDVPVQVSGLYNIRIHYYPVEGKSSGIERKLELNGKVPFRGADILLFDRVWGNREDNVRQDDRGNELRPRQVEQPEWQLTSFKDSAGYFEEPFQFYFEKGSQKLSLTSLRESMAIDYIELYQESEVPSYAELEQTYASLGLKQSAPVMLKVQGEEAVSKSSPTLAPISDRSSPSLEPYNVSKIRMNAIGGINWKLPGEWIEWEIDVPEDGLYQLALKVKQDQLRGIYATRSLTINGEVPFKEMKRIRFNYSPAWQTQVLGSGEDKPYQFHLEKGKHRIRMTVTLGDIAPLLRTVESSVLELNEMYRKILMITSNSPDPLRDYQLERRIPEMTEVFERQADTLRSVADYLEKATGEQSDKVAVLHAMVLQLEDMAARPETVPKRLDTFKINVGGLGTWILSVREQPITLDYLVVSPPGESLPKAEASTVQQVKHELGAYVASYTEDYDSIGNVEQKKDAITVWITTGRDQAQVLKGMIDDSFTPDTDVSVQLRLVPPNILLPATLSGEGPDVAMQMGEDIPVNYAMRNATADLSQFPDFEEISGRFRESGLTPYRYNDGVYALPEQQHFPMLFYRKDILNELGLEPPKTWQDVYNAIAVLQKHNMEFYLPIEDTLNNANLVPNSTFAMLLYQNDGTFYTEDQKKSALDSEISMDAFKRWTQFYTNYKFPLKADFPNRFRTGEMPIGIADYTTYNMLTVMAPEIRNLWDFTIVPGTQLPDGSIRHEVASATSAVMMLENADNKEAAWKFMKWWTAEQTQIEYGREMEGLMGAAARYPTANIEALKQLPWPVKDYQNLEKQWEWVQGIPQLPGGYFTGRHLDNAFRKVVNANENPREALSDYVLYIDDEIELKRKEFNLK, via the coding sequence ATGCGGTCACGTAAGAAAAAGGGACTAATCCTGGTGCTTGTCCTGGCCTTGGTGCTCTCCATATGGACACTATATCCATCGCGGGATCGTAATCCGGGAACGGTACATGCGCTTGAGGACTTTGAGGCGGTATCGGGAACCGAGGATTCATTCAGTTATGAGCATTATCTGACTGCTCATGACAATACGGCCAAACCGGATGAAATCGTACGCATCGAAGGCGAATCTTATGTTCAGGCAGAGGATGGGGAATTTGAGGTTGTGCAAGGGTACGCCGGATTAGACGAAAATGCCGTAATTACGCCGGAAACTGGAACCATTCGCTGGGATGTTCCCGTTCAAGTGAGCGGTTTGTACAACATTCGCATTCACTATTATCCCGTAGAAGGCAAAAGCTCCGGGATCGAACGCAAGCTTGAGCTTAATGGTAAGGTTCCCTTCAGAGGGGCCGATATTCTTTTGTTTGACAGGGTATGGGGGAATCGCGAGGATAACGTCCGGCAGGACGATCGTGGCAATGAGCTTAGACCAAGACAAGTGGAGCAGCCCGAATGGCAACTGACTTCCTTCAAGGACAGTGCAGGGTACTTCGAGGAACCGTTTCAGTTTTATTTTGAAAAAGGCAGTCAGAAGTTATCGCTCACTTCATTAAGAGAAAGCATGGCGATCGATTATATCGAGCTGTACCAAGAAAGCGAAGTTCCTTCCTATGCAGAGCTGGAGCAGACCTATGCCTCACTCGGCTTGAAACAATCGGCTCCTGTCATGTTGAAAGTTCAGGGGGAGGAAGCTGTTAGCAAATCATCTCCTACACTTGCACCAATCTCAGACCGATCAAGTCCTTCACTCGAGCCTTATAATGTATCGAAAATTCGGATGAACGCCATCGGGGGCATTAACTGGAAACTGCCGGGCGAATGGATTGAATGGGAAATTGACGTGCCGGAAGACGGACTATATCAACTGGCGCTTAAGGTGAAGCAGGATCAATTGCGTGGCATCTATGCCACCCGCAGTCTGACGATTAACGGTGAAGTGCCGTTTAAGGAAATGAAACGCATTCGATTTAATTACAGCCCGGCTTGGCAAACTCAGGTGTTGGGTTCGGGAGAGGATAAGCCATATCAGTTTCATCTTGAAAAAGGAAAACACCGAATTCGAATGACGGTTACACTTGGCGACATCGCTCCGCTGCTGCGGACCGTGGAATCCAGCGTGCTGGAACTGAATGAGATGTATCGCAAAATATTAATGATCACCTCCAACAGTCCGGACCCACTGCGGGATTACCAACTGGAACGGCGTATCCCGGAGATGACGGAGGTGTTTGAACGACAAGCTGACACCTTGCGCTCCGTTGCAGATTACCTGGAAAAGGCCACAGGTGAGCAAAGTGACAAAGTGGCCGTACTGCACGCCATGGTATTGCAGCTTGAAGATATGGCCGCCAGACCAGAGACGGTTCCCAAACGGCTGGATACGTTCAAAATTAACGTAGGTGGTCTCGGCACATGGATTCTATCGGTACGTGAACAGCCGATTACGTTGGATTACCTTGTCGTATCTCCGCCGGGTGAATCGCTGCCAAAAGCGGAAGCGAGCACCGTCCAGCAGGTGAAGCACGAACTGGGCGCATATGTTGCCTCGTATACCGAAGATTACGACAGCATTGGTAACGTGGAACAAAAGAAGGATGCCATCACCGTATGGATCACGACCGGACGAGATCAGGCCCAAGTACTGAAAGGCATGATCGACGATTCGTTTACCCCGGATACGGATGTGTCCGTGCAGTTACGTCTCGTTCCGCCTAATATTTTGCTGCCCGCAACACTCTCGGGGGAAGGACCGGATGTTGCCATGCAGATGGGCGAAGACATTCCGGTGAACTATGCGATGAGGAATGCAACGGCGGATCTAAGCCAGTTCCCCGATTTCGAGGAAATTTCGGGCAGGTTCCGTGAAAGCGGATTGACGCCTTACCGCTACAACGACGGGGTATATGCCCTTCCGGAGCAGCAGCATTTTCCAATGCTCTTTTACCGCAAAGATATTCTGAATGAACTGGGCCTCGAACCACCGAAAACGTGGCAGGACGTATATAACGCCATCGCCGTGCTGCAGAAGCATAACATGGAGTTTTATCTGCCGATTGAGGATACGCTGAACAATGCCAACCTGGTTCCCAATTCAACCTTTGCGATGTTGTTATATCAGAATGACGGAACGTTCTACACCGAAGACCAGAAGAAAAGTGCACTGGATTCGGAGATTTCAATGGACGCGTTCAAACGCTGGACGCAATTTTATACCAATTACAAGTTTCCGCTCAAAGCCGATTTTCCGAACCGCTTCCGTACCGGGGAAATGCCGATCGGAATTGCTGATTACACCACGTATAACATGCTGACGGTTATGGCTCCGGAAATCCGCAATCTCTGGGACTTTACGATTGTTCCAGGTACACAGCTTCCGGATGGGTCCATACGGCATGAAGTGGCCAGCGCTACGAGCGCGGTGATGATGCTCGAAAATGCCGACAACAAGGAAGCGGCGTGGAAGTTCATGAAATGGTGGACTGCTGAGCAGACCCAGATTGAATACGGGAGAGAAATGGAAGGTCTTATGGGAGCGGCTGCCCGTTACCCGACGGCCAATATCGAAGCCTTGAAGCAATTGCCTTGGCCTGTGAAGGATTATCAAAATCTCGAGAAACAATGGGAATGGGTACAGGGAATCCCGCAGCTTCCTGGAGGTTATTTCACGGGACGACATCTGGACAACGCCTTCCGCAAAGTGGTCAATGCAAATGAAAATCCGCGTGAAGCCTTATCAGACTATGTATTGTACATTGATGATGAAATAGAGTTGAAACGCAAAGAATTTAATCTGAAATAG
- a CDS encoding response regulator, translated as MYRLLIVDDEEIITDSLYETFARHIPDQLDVCKAYSATEALSWMQRSRIDIVLTDIRMPGMSGLELTERIQASWPNCRVIFLTGHSDFDYAYQAFQMANVRYLLKTEGYDKVMSVVEDVMEEIRRSYSMIELLEHSHKVNSQLALIQQKEYLRKLLQDCTAVIDSTMDMQDELSKRDIRLQINSPVYLILGRFNNLPEKGSDLTQVQESVRIIGSSLMNERTVCASVTDHYGDTIWLLQPKQEEEMTNDKLVRFLEGTLELVQEACMVSLGVSIAFSLSSRSCNWSELTKQYERLRLLQWMKIGDGVSMVLTDHRNDLSSDVPKESMRISNRIEIMSGYLETGRIQPFYDIFEELAGELLQQEITMERAMETYYNLALLLHSTINRWGLQQKIPDQRSLLHLGEYTCMKDAVQFLYRAADELVRYKRSNEQERANVVIHSLCSYVKENLEKDLSLVRLAELHHFNPSYLSRFFKQEMGINVSEFIDDCRIRKAKEMLQNTNLMVREVALQVGYEAAHSFTRLFKKITGMTPQEYRESLLVR; from the coding sequence ATGTATCGACTTTTGATTGTAGATGACGAGGAGATTATTACGGATAGTCTCTATGAAACGTTCGCCAGACATATACCCGACCAGCTTGATGTATGTAAAGCCTACTCTGCAACAGAAGCATTGTCCTGGATGCAACGGTCGAGAATTGACATTGTTCTAACGGACATCCGTATGCCGGGCATGAGTGGGTTGGAACTGACAGAGCGGATTCAAGCCAGTTGGCCGAATTGTCGCGTCATTTTTCTGACAGGACATAGCGATTTTGATTATGCATATCAAGCTTTTCAGATGGCTAATGTGCGTTACTTGCTCAAAACGGAAGGTTATGACAAGGTGATGTCAGTTGTAGAAGATGTGATGGAAGAGATCCGTCGAAGTTACAGCATGATTGAGTTGTTGGAACATTCTCATAAAGTCAATTCGCAGCTTGCACTGATTCAGCAAAAAGAGTATTTACGGAAGTTACTTCAAGACTGTACAGCGGTTATAGATTCTACCATGGATATGCAGGACGAATTATCCAAACGAGATATAAGATTACAGATCAACTCGCCTGTTTATCTCATACTGGGTCGGTTCAATAATCTGCCAGAAAAAGGTTCGGACCTCACACAAGTCCAGGAATCTGTTCGCATTATCGGCTCTTCTCTGATGAATGAGCGTACAGTGTGTGCAAGTGTAACGGACCATTATGGGGATACGATCTGGCTGCTTCAGCCGAAGCAGGAGGAAGAGATGACTAATGATAAACTTGTGCGATTTCTAGAAGGTACGCTGGAACTGGTACAGGAAGCATGCATGGTCTCACTCGGCGTATCCATTGCTTTTTCATTAAGTAGTCGAAGCTGTAATTGGTCCGAATTAACCAAACAATATGAACGTCTGAGATTACTCCAGTGGATGAAAATTGGGGATGGTGTATCCATGGTACTCACGGATCATCGTAATGATCTCTCATCTGATGTACCCAAAGAATCCATGCGGATCTCAAACCGGATCGAGATTATGTCAGGATATTTGGAAACGGGAAGAATTCAGCCATTTTACGATATATTTGAGGAGCTTGCAGGAGAACTGCTGCAACAGGAAATTACGATGGAACGTGCCATGGAGACATACTACAATCTGGCCTTATTATTGCATTCAACGATCAATCGTTGGGGTCTTCAACAGAAAATCCCGGATCAACGAAGCTTGCTGCACTTAGGGGAGTATACATGCATGAAGGATGCAGTACAATTTCTATATCGTGCTGCCGATGAACTAGTACGCTACAAAAGATCAAATGAACAGGAACGCGCTAACGTTGTCATTCATTCCTTATGCAGTTACGTCAAGGAGAACCTTGAGAAAGATCTTTCTCTGGTGAGACTGGCAGAACTTCATCATTTTAATCCATCCTATCTGTCCCGATTCTTTAAGCAGGAAATGGGAATAAACGTGTCAGAGTTTATTGACGACTGCCGAATACGGAAAGCCAAAGAAATGCTTCAGAACACAAATCTTATGGTGCGTGAGGTCGCACTTCAAGTGGGGTACGAGGCTGCCCATTCATTTACCCGACTTTTTAAGAAAATAACGGGAATGACTCCCCAAGAATACCGGGAATCCCTTTTGGTACGTTAA